GGAATTCAGCTGAATGGTACGTTACTAGATGATGGACGAGAAGTTACACCTTTCTTAGCTGATCAATCCAATTTTCCCCTCTGTCTGAAATTTGGAAGACCTAAACTTAGCACAAATGAAAAGATATTTTTAGGTACGCAAGGTTGAATTTTTTATGTAAGTGTTTGTAACTATGTCAGCTTCTCCTATAGCCAGTATGTTCTACCCATTGTTCGCAATTGCAAGCCAATTAAGTCCTGAAATAAAGTCATCAGGAATTGAAGTCCTTGAAGCTGATACATTTAAACTTCATTGCTTCCAAACATTAACAGGTATTCTCAATTCTAATTGTTGAACTTCTCTAATTGGTAATATCTTTTTATATTTCCTAAGGTATAAAGTTTCTGATTGTTgcagaaccaaaacaattgaaTGTAGAACATCTCCTTCGGAGGGTCTATGAGCTTTACGCtgattttgctttaaaaaaccCATTCTATTCCCTTGAAATGCCAATAAGATGTGAACAGTTTGAATCAAATTTACAACTTTTGctagaacaagaaaaaattggTGTCAATAACGTTTAATTTTGTTCTTGGATGTTAACTTTTTGTGCGAAATACATAACTTAACCGAAAAATTACGATATCCAATGGAACATAATATGTCCGCttttttccttcatttaaaGGGAAGATTATTGAAAAAGcgtgaaaaaaatagaatggttaaaattaaatttagaattgtatttttaaataaaaaattctcgGAAAATCCATAGTGAAGGGTGGAAACCAGAACAGTTTCTGTTAGTAGCTTTCGAAAACCACTTTCTATTTACAAATGACAAAATTAAGGAGAATACAACGTATTTCAAAGATGAATACCATATGGTTTAACAACAACCATACACGGAACAACATGTGTGTATAAAGCAGCCCATGTAATTCCCTGCCACTCAATAAAACAAGGCGAAGTAGCCAGGAATCCTAGCAATCTAAACAATTCGAAAAAGCGAAGTAGTTTCTATAACTATAGCTGAGGTGCAGAATATGGATAACCTGCTCATCTCTTCGTATGTAGTAACACTTCAGGTTTGTAAAAAGTTTGTTGTCGCActagttttcttttccttcgtaGAGCTCTTCACATTTTTCAAGTAATTTCACAATTGGTCCAATGTTGTAAGGGAAAAGATTCTTGGCAACTAATCGACGGATGGCTATCCGCAAACGAATGAAACAGGTCATGACATCTTCTAGTTGACGATGGgttaaaactgaaagaaaatcTTCCCAGTTCCTACGAATGAACTTAAGAAGACGCAAGAGGTATAATAGAAAGCACGTTTCGTTGGAGACCAGTAAATCCAACAAAACGTCCGTATCGTATGCTACAGTTTCCAAGAATTTCAACCATGTCTGCACAGGATTGAGCGTCCCTATTGGAACATGAGAGTAGAATAATAAATgcaagatttaaaaaaagaaatcatatCAAGCAAAATAATACAACTGTTACCTTTCAAATCCGATAATCCTGTTTGAAGAGAGTTAGACGTAGCATTAAGCCCACGACAATTGCTATACAAGCCGTTGTTAATATCTAAACTGCATAACATTGTTTCAATAAGGGAATCGTCTTGATCGTGAAACATTTTCACCATCCATTCGCTTAACGTCGTTTCAGGGTGGAAAGGCAGCCAGGTTTTGATTCTGACATCCACGATGCGAAATACTTGTTTGATGCTGCGAAGGATTACAGTCATGTCGGCATGTAGGTCTTCCGAATCCTCGGAGCGTAGAGGGTCAGAATGACCTGACtctgaattcgattcagattCAAGGCTTGAACTCTCAGATCTTGTTTCCTTCACAGTAACAGCAACGGCTTTAAGAACCAAAAGTACGAGCTTTTGCATCAAAGATCGGCTAGATGTACAATTCTGTCCTGATTGGAAAGGGGCTCGATCCAGTAATCTCTCAACTCGTACATGACGGATAACCAAGTGCGCCAGATTGCAAGGCTCGTCTGGCAAAAAATCCTGAAGGGCAAGTGTGGAACCGTAGCAGAGAACTTCATTGAAAAGATTTATCATTTCCCGCCAGATGATAGGGTCTAGTGAAGGCGTCATGATCGGCAATAGTGCTTCCATTCGCGAATAGAACGGCTTCGAGTCCAATACGGATACATTGGCTTTAACGGATATTGTCGACTGCCACAGCGATAAAAAGGAAACCAAAGGAAAAATATCTTCGGAATGTAAACTGGTAGCAGACTGCGCAAGAGTTAAAGCTGCATGAAAATAGGTCACAATAACATTCCAGTGTTTGCCCAGAGCACGAATAACGCTGCCCTTTAAATCCTTTGATTCTGAATCCGGGCAATCTAGGTCGACTTGATCGGCTCCCTAAATAGGATGAGTTTTAAACACACATACACCACCAAATGAATATGTGTATATCTTTAAGGCATTATGTTACCAATGAGTCTTCAGAAGCTTCTTCCATGTTCAGCAATCCATGACAAATGAACTTAACACTCATTGTTCGTTCTAGGTATAGCATAAATGATTGCAAATTATTAACCAGTAAGCCAGGAAAATGAAACTTTATGTATCTCTGTATTACCGTTGGACTCAAAGGAAGCATCTTCGCTCTCATCTTCAGTAGCACCTTCAGTAGGATGAGGTTCAACATCTGGCGCTTCAATacaactttttaaaatatctagTAAATTGGACACAGTGTGAGGTAGAGGGCCGTGTGCCCCGGAAGTGTTGAGGGTGCTCAGCGAGGTGGCTAAAGGACTGATCTGAAACAAAATATAGAAATTGAATAACAGTCTAAAAGTTTTCCAAATTTCACTTACTATATTATCAAGTAGACGATCCAAAAGGACTTTACATGCCCCTTCGTCAGCTGCTTTTAGCCAAGCTGACAAGGATCTGGCAGCTGCAAAACTTATAAATTGGTTTGAAGAGCGCAGAAAACATTGAAGAAGACATGTGGGATCGGAAACACTATTGAGGTGAAATAGGAGAACTCTCAATCTCTTGAGAGTTAGGCAAAATCTACCGCTTCTTGTGATAGCATTATTCTGTCTAGCAATTTCTTCACATAATAGTTGGATTATAGAGCAAAAGAGGAGTATTTCACTTTGGTTATCTATTTCAGAGCACTTGTTTCCTGAGCAAATGACAATGTTTTGATAGTCATCAAAATTCCAGGGGCAAACACACCGAGTAACCAAACAGTCATTGAGGTTTTCAACACTAAGATTGAATCGTTTCCACTCATTTTGTTCATCCAACTGCTCATGAGTAGCATCATCACAGTTCATCTCACCAAGCACAGGTGGTCCAGGTCCAGGATTTGCATTATGTTCAGTCCGGTACTTTCTCCTTTTACGATCTGGCTCACTCAttttttctcacttttgtcaCCGGAAAGTCATGTAGCAGGGAGTATTAAAAAATGAAGCAAATTTGGTCATGAATCTTATCTGTAGTGATTCTACACAACAAATTCAACTGCAGTGTTCCACTTAATCCACAGGTGAAGACTTCAAGAGTTTAGAAACACATAGCAGAAAGATTTGAACTGTCAGGAATGTCTTCTATCTTCTATCCAATATATCTTTGGCAAGTTGCTAAAGAAATAAACACAGAAAGGTGTCAAATAACTTGTTACTTGCAAAGGATACACTCACAAAGCTTTTCATTAAAGGCGTAACACTTCCGGACAactaaaagagaaaagaagagaggGTTTGGGGGCGGAGTCAAAAATAAGCTCTATGGTAACGCGTCATCGTGAGAAACAGCGCCTTGCCTTTCTTGCGGGAATTCTAACAACTTTTTATCTGTAGGCTAGGCAAGCAATTCAACCAAATAGCCAGACAAgccaacttggtctccgcgagacggtctcgaagggtcgagaccgtcacccgtacatcccagtgggactatcccggccctctgattggctctcttcaCCCTTACATCCTTCCAtgtctttctgctttccgctcccacattttcctgatgtacacagagtggttttccgtggggctgccgctttgatttgtttgtttctttcgtgtatttttattatttacatttattgtttgttctttattaagttttacaaatacaatatttttacttacattaattgtttttttcattttatataatagattgaattaattaccggtgtgttttcttaaataagtgtaaattgtcatccaatgggccttgggttggcggttccaaaacccgatcttgtaatgatcggggaaactataagtccaaaacttaaaaacttataggaatggatatatctggataagatctgtccatttctgcaaaaatattgcttaaaaactacttattggaagagtaacccgatttgccatttttccggtaggtcggtgcggtttagcgggtatccggtaatccccacccccgaataatacttaatatttaaataattttttgcggggaaactataagaccaaaattaataaattttacagaaatggatagctcttatcaagagctatccatttctgtaaaaaagttaagacaattttcataaacaaaaaaattttgggcaagaactttttgtagtttttgcgctctagagatatactcgatcctatagacttaagtaataattttcattgtttttgaaactttttagtgtatgaatattttttcataaattatagagaaatagatagcccttatcaagagctttccatttatataaaatttattaattttggtcctatagtttccccgaaaaaaattatttaaatttcccgtattactgggagatgagggttaacttagacccgctaaactgcaccgacctacctgaaaaatgccgaagcggtttacttctccaataaggaaattttgagcaatatttttacagaaatggatagatcttatcaagatatatccattcctataattgttaaaacttttggacttatagttttcccgattgtcccaaaatcgggtgttgaaaccgtttttctccagcccgcaccaacccagttgcccatgAGAGTTCATTCACAATAAACGGAAACACACCgatttttaattcattcctgttttataaattgaaaagcgatttaataaaggtataagtagtgtaatagcataaattaataaattaaaaacaaaaatccaacgataacgaaaaaatattcatacacaaaaaagttttaaaaaaaatttatattgttacttaagtctattggatctagtatatatatctagagcgcaaaaactacaaacaacgtcttgtccaaaatttgtttgtttatgaaaattatgttaattattttacagaaatggatagcgcttactaagagctatccatttctgcaaaattcattaattttttccttatagttgtcccgcaataaattattgaaatatgacgtatttttatgaGGGGGGTTCCTTAgccccgctaaaccgcaccgacctacccgtaaaatggcgaagcggtttactttcctaattagtacaccttaagcaaaatttttgcagaattggatagaccttatcaagatttatccattcctataagtattaaaacttttggacatatagttttcccgattctcccaaaatcgggttttgaaccttttttctcagacccgcaccaacccaattgCCCATGGATGACAATTAACAATAgttataatgaaaacacaccaatatttaatttattcctgtgctataaaatttaaaacgatataatgaagatacaaatagtttattaacaaaatagtaagttagaaacaataaatataaacataaataatcataaataaataaacatgaaaaacaaacaaatgaaggcggcagcCCGACTACTCCACACACGCCACAGCCCCACAaggccacacaccacaagcagaaggggtggaggggctatagggtgaggagagggagagagccaatcagagggccgggatagtcccactgggatgtacgggtgacggtctcgacccttcgagaccgtctcgcggagaccaagttgagACAAGCTTATGTGTGGGGAAAGCAGGGTACTAGTCAAGGGCGCTGGAAGGTGGAAGCTGAGAGCTAAAGTTTTTTCTCGATCCCaatttttcgaaaaaatttccagaagaaaacaaaacaaaaatccgaaAAAATTCTCTGCTAACTGTTATGTTAGCAAAATATATGTTAAAGCTGTAAAGCTGTGAAAATATTTGAAGATTTTCTCTAAGAATTCTGCTAGAAAACCTGTATGGGAAAAAGtttatatattttatgctTTCGAAAATTAGCCATTAGACCCTTATTTGTTTCGCAACAGATGGCAGTTGCGGCGCTTGCAAACTTGTGCGAAtgcttaaatttttttaaattgttttatttattttatcttattattattttttttttctttcaatgttTTACACGTTTTATCATTTTGGTTGCtgtacgaaaaaaaatttgttccgATTTATGGCTGAGATGAAGCTTATGTGGAGTTTTCTGTTTTCAgctttctttgtttccaaattTCGGAGGAGGGAGCAGTCGGAAGACTGATTTAAAGTTTgcgttttttgtgttttctcaCCAGATGGTTTCTTTGGCAGGCTCGGTGTTGTAAGTGTATGGCATGAGTTTCCATTCGAACGGACGGACAGCTTCAGTAAGCAACTAGagttaacattttctttaggTACCGTCTAATGGAAATTAATAGAAACGAtagaaacaaacaacaacgtcattttgaattcttttcatttaacAGTCAACTGGGATCTTGAACCGCATTTTAACTCTACAAAAGGTGCAAAATTAGAGCCAAAAATTGTATTTAGTCGGTTTTTGTGTAATTAAGAGATGTCTAAACAGAAATATTATAGATATcacgaaaaataattttaaagaGCATATGAAAAAATGATCTTTTAAAGCGGCAAGGTAGTGTGATGATATTCTAGACGCAAGTAATTTTACAGGTACTGTATATTGTGTTGAATGGTTTGCGCTTGCGGTAATGGCAGAACAGCCGAATGAAACAGCTGAAATTCAAATATTTCCCACAGTTTCCCATATTTTTTTCGTAAAATTTACATGAAATTTCGAACAAATTTACACTGTATCAACTATGTGAGCTAAGAACTCCGGAAGGAATAAAAACTTCGATCGAGTTTGGGTGAAAACTGGATTACTTGGAGAGCCGCAAAACGGCGTTTATCAATAAAAATGGCAGATGTCCAAATATTTTGAGCAATCAAGACTGTTGATATTACCTGTTCCTGTTTTCGGACCTACGATTGCATATCCAATCACACTTCAATACATAACATAATTTTGCTTTGGAGCGTGGGAcagaactttaaaaaaattttaaatgataaAATACTCAGCTGGTCTGATGATAGTGCCCTTGAATACATGCAGTTGCCTTTCGATGCGGACATCATAAATCTGTTCCAATAATCTAGATTAACTGTTTTTTTAACAAGCCgttcagcaaaaaaaaaaaaaaatatatataaatatatattttatatatatatattgggGATCGTAGTGCTAAAAGGACCAACGTTAAATGCAGCAAAAAGCGGTGCTGCTTCTTCCTTCCAGTGACAgtcaggatttttaagaaggtACCAGTCGCCCGCGTTGGTGTAAACGGCcatctaaaaatttttttggttttttttttagttaaaagtgCCTCATGTTACCGCTAAACGCCTAAACCCAATGTTTTGATAATTCAATCCGGAATACTAGGAAACTGTCACCTTTTCAACCAGTAAATTTGAAGAAAAGACAAGTTGAAGGTGTACGGTTTCAACGCTCTGGATCTATTAGGATACATTTAACCGTATTTCTAATTCGGTAGCTGGTGAATGATACAACTGCAAATATAACCAAAGcaaattttacaaaataaaaaaaaaaaacagagaaaaagtTGAAGCGAATCACTCAGGATTCACGAACAGCAATTTTCTTTGCGCAGAAAAATAATATAGTCAttattaaatgtaaacatacaacattttttgtAAACGAGAATCACGGGATTGGAATCGCTTGATGATGTGGATATGGAAGTAGGGCTTGGCCCCGGTGCACCCACGGGTTAACCTTGATCAGCTTACtaccggaaggtactggcgtGATGGTGAAAAATAcgctgaagaagaaaaaaaaaaattcgtgtGTCGTGCCATTATCTTCTGGTAATAAGCTGGTCACGGTTAACCCACGCGTAAACCGGGGCCGAACCCTATATGCAATCAATTGTGGGATTTGTGGCTAATGGGTAGGCTGAAGAAATCAATATAATAAATACTGACAACGCAGCTGTTGCAGAAAGACTTCTTTCTGCTCAGTGTCAGTAGTCCCTTGTCCCTACTCCCTAGTCCATACTACATACGGCTAAATGTTATTTTTCAGGTTTTCGCTAATTTACCTGAAATTCCTGCCTCGTTATTTAGAAAATGCTAGACAAAATTTGCCGATTGAAGAAAGTAGTTTTCTTGTTATCGAAAACAATTTCTAGTGAGACGTACTTTGACTTTCTTCTGGAATATAGCCAAAATGCCAAATAGTCACTGGCTCACTGGTCACTGCTCAATGGTTTTGGTCGACTACGCTACGCCTCGTACTCGTAGCCTACGAGTACGAGGATCGACGATCGGGCGGCAGCACATTAGGCTTGACGCTTCGTCTACTATCGTCATCCAAGATCTCGACGCGGTGTACTAAAACCGGTTCTGTCCTGTCTGAGAAACTGGGGCAAGTTACATTGTTGTTTCTGTCAGCTACTTCGACCACGATTCTAGGAGTTCCCTTCCTTTCTCTGGTAACCTCCCTTTTTCTCTAGAATCGCAGACCTCCCAACCCCTCCCTTTA
This genomic interval from Daphnia magna isolate NIES linkage group LG8, ASM2063170v1.1, whole genome shotgun sequence contains the following:
- the LOC116933561 gene encoding trafficking protein particle complex subunit 4 codes for the protein MAIYSIFILSKSGGLIYQYDHTSIKIEVEKTFTYPLDIQLVEQNKRIVVAFGQKDGINVGHNLLAMNGIQLNGTLLDDGREVTPFLADQSNFPLCLKFGRPKLSTNEKIFLASMFYPLFAIASQLSPEIKSSGIEVLEADTFKLHCFQTLTGIKFLIVAEPKQLNVEHLLRRVYELYADFALKNPFYSLEMPIRCEQFESNLQLLLEQEKIGVNNV
- the LOC116933560 gene encoding protein lines is translated as MSEPDRKRRKYRTEHNANPGPGPPVLGEMNCDDATHEQLDEQNEWKRFNLSVENLNDCLVTRCVCPWNFDDYQNIVICSGNKCSEIDNQSEILLFCSIIQLLCEEIARQNNAITRSGRFCLTLKRLRVLLFHLNSVSDPTCLLQCFLRSSNQFISFAAARSLSAWLKAADEGACKVLLDRLLDNIISPLATSLSTLNTSGAHGPLPHTVSNLLDILKSCIEAPDVEPHPTEGATEDESEDASFESNERTMSVKFICHGLLNMEEASEDSLGADQVDLDCPDSESKDLKGSVIRALGKHWNVIVTYFHAALTLAQSATSLHSEDIFPLVSFLSLWQSTISVKANVSVLDSKPFYSRMEALLPIMTPSLDPIIWREMINLFNEVLCYGSTLALQDFLPDEPCNLAHLVIRHVRVERLLDRAPFQSGQNCTSSRSLMQKLVLLVLKAVAVTVKETRSESSSLESESNSESGHSDPLRSEDSEDLHADMTVILRSIKQVFRIVDVRIKTWLPFHPETTLSEWMVKMFHDQDDSLIETMLCSLDINNGLYSNCRGLNATSNSLQTGLSDLKGTLNPVQTWLKFLETVAYDTDVLLDLLVSNETCFLLYLLRLLKFIRRNWEDFLSVLTHRQLEDVMTCFIRLRIAIRRLVAKNLFPYNIGPIVKLLEKCEELYEGKEN